From the genome of Brassica oleracea var. oleracea cultivar TO1000 chromosome C4, BOL, whole genome shotgun sequence:
GAAATCCTATTCTGAAAAAAATTTCGCAACAATGTGTACAATGTGAATTTTTCGAAAAATTCATAATATTTCTCTGTGGGAAATTATCGTTGGAAATTCATCTAGAAATTGCTTATCAGGAATTTGTTGGGATGTTCCGACGGTTATTCTTCCGACGAGATAATTCAAACGGTTGACTTCTTCCGAAAGGCTAATTTCCTATGGATTCAAAACGGATTTTCTGTTGGAAATTGCATGTTTTTTTTTGCAGTGCTTGCATCTTACAATCTACAAAGAAAAATACATTTTCTGGCATCGAACTTTGGAGCTGGTGGAAAATCTTTCTCATGTTTAGCGCTAGGTCATAGTACTTCCACATCCTAATAATTTTAATTAGTTAGAACTATTTTGTTTAGCGAGAAGAAAAGAAATTTGAGAGGAATTTTTCTTTTTTTGTTCTTGAATTGTTAAAGTACAATCCAACGGTTAAGATTCATCCATTATAAATTAAAAACACGGGATCCAGTGCTACGCGGAGTATAATAAGTATTGTCCTCCTCTCCTCTAAAGGATTCTAGGGCTCGCTTACTGCGCTACACGGCTTTTAGGCGGCTGCCTCTTCTTTCTTCTTCACCCCGAAGGTCCTTAGAGTTTCGATTTTTTTCTCGGCCATGGACCCTTATGCAACGGAAACAGTCGTGGATGAGGAGAACCACGAAGTGAAACCATCCGAAGATGCTGAGGACGATGACGACAAATCTCAGCCTCAATCTGGTGGTGGCATCGATAGTGCAGGGTAAGTTTTTCTCCAAAAGATTCTAGATTCAACAGTAAGGGTTCGAATTGAGATAGAGAAAAAGAAATTAGCATCGTATTGTTTTCGATTCTTCTGTTACAAAAATTCGTGATAGGGAAATAGAAAAGTTTGCAACTTTATATGGATACTCTTACTGATTGGTGAAATTAGGGTTAAGTTCTTCGTTTTACCCTTAGAGAAATCTGAAATCTGGAGTGGAGAAGGATTGAGTTTAGTCCTCCTCTTATACTTAGCGAATTAGTCTACTTATACGGTGTTTTTTTTTTGGAATTTGTAGAAAGATATTTGTTGGAGGTTTAGCCAGGGAGACAACTTCAGGTTAGCTCTTTGTGTCTGGTTGCCACTTTGTTAAGAAGAGGTTAGCTCTCTCTTTATTGTCTTCAAGTTCAATGCTTTATTCGGATTCTTTTTATCTGTTTATGCAGCTGAGTTCGTCAAGCATTTTGAGAAGTACGGAGAGATTACAGATTCTGTGATTATGAAGGATAGGAAAACTGGACAGCCCCGAGGGTTTGGGTTTGTTACTTATGCTGATTCCTCTGTGGTCGACAAACTTATCCAGGACAATCACATTATAAACGGGAAGCAGGTTAGTATGGAGCTAACAAGCTTAAGTGTGTGTTCTTAAGTTTTGTCTTACAGTGAAATAACGTTTCCTTCTTCTTTTTTTTTTGGCTCTTCAGGTTGAGATTAAGCGGACGATACCGAGAGGATCCATGAGCTCCTCCAACGAGATCAAAACCAAGAAGATATTTGTTGGTGGAATCCCTTCAACTGTTGATGATGGTAAGAGCCCAGTCTTTTCTTGCTTATTGATTTCTCTCATATGATTTTCATTTCATGATCTATGAAGTAACTCATCTGGTGATTGGGGTTTGTGTAGATGAGTTCAAGGAGTTCTTTATGCAATTTGGAGAGCTCAAGGAACACCAGATTATGCGTGATCACGCAACTGGAAGATCGCGTGGGTTTGGGTTTGTTACATATGAAAGTGAAGACATGGTTGATCTTCTCTTGGCAAAAGGAAACAGAATCGAGCTCTCTGGGACCCAGGTAAAGGAGTAGTCTTTACAAATATTGTTGAGATTCTAAGGCTTTTGTAGCTAAACAGAACACTCACATCTCCCTCTTACATTGTTGTATTGTCTTATACAGGTTGAGATAAAGAAGGCAGAGCCGAAGAAACCAAACTCGGTAACAACCCCTTCAAGGCGGTTTGGTGACTCACGCTCTAACTTTGGCGGAGGCTATGGAGACGGTTATGGTGGAGGACCTGGCGGTGGATATGGTGGTCCAGATGGTCCTTACAAATCTGGTGGCGGCTATGGAGGTGGCCGGTCTGGTGACTATGGAGGGTACGGAGGAGAGTTTGGCGGGTATGGTGGCGGTGGATATGGTGGTGGTGTTGGACCTTATAGAGGAGGAGAGCCTCCACTTGGGTACTCTGGTCGTTATGGAGGAGGAGGCGGTGGTGGTTACAACAGAGGTGGTTACGGCATGGGAGGTGGAGGAGGAGGAGGGTACGGTGGTGGACCTGGAGATATGTATGGTGGGCCGTACGGTGAGCCAGCAGGTGGTTATGGTGGACCAAGTGGGAGTTATGGAAGTGGATACGGTAGTGGTGGGTATGGTGGAGGAGGCTATAGAGGCAGCAGTGGTGGGTATGACATGGGTGGTACTGGAGTTGGAGGCGGAGGAGGTTACCCTGGTGGTGGCGGAGGAAGTGGAGGAGGCTCGTTCTATGGTGGTGCAGGAGGAGGAGGAAGTAGAGGAGGATATGGAGGAGGTTCGGGACGGTACCATCCTTATGGAAGGTAGAAAGTTCCATAAAGCTTTCAATCTTCTTCTTGTCTTGTTTGTTTCTGTCATGTATGGTTATCAAGAATGATAGCTAGAGAGTAATACTGTATGGTGAGAGAGGAGGCTTATAGGGTTTGATTCCCAGAGATTAGTTTAATTACATTTATAGATAATCGCCAGAATATTTTTTTTTTTTGCGTAGAACACAGGTCTTTGTGGGCAACTAGATTTAGCTTTGTATCATGGCTTTCGAGTTTTGATTCCAACCTTACCAGTTAGATTGTATTGTTGCATTTTTTTTATCATGAACCTTCCAAGTCAGTCCGAAGGTTTGATTGTGGTCTACTTCTCCCAAAGTGAGAACCACAAATTTGACCAAAAAATATCTGCCTCGATTGTTTGATTCTTCTCTTTTTTCGTGTTCCATTTTCACGATTCAGACAAAACTTAAGTTTTTTTTCTCCGCCGGAAATTTCACCAAGGCGATCTCTTTTCATCATTGTTTTGACTGCTGCCCCCTCTATCGTTTCCTAATCTCTTTTTCAATTCAATATTTTATATTTTCTGGGTCTGAGAATCCGACATCTGGAGATGGCAACACTTGCATCGAACATTGTCTTCATCGGAAAAGTAGCGATTTATAGAGCGAATTTCATGGCAAAATAAACTTCTGTTTATCTTTCTGATCGTTAGGGCTTTTGGAAATTGCAGGTAGAGAGGAGGAGGAGGTTGAAGATAGATTGCAGAAAGAAAGAGAAAGGAAGAGATCAAAGCATTTCTCCTTATAAAGTCATTGAAATTACTCCTCCCCCTAAGTCTCTCGGCGTTCGCTGCCTTCCTCACGTCAGTCCCAAATCCTTTCATCTTCTTCCTTTAACTTCATTTTCTCGAGAAAATTCCAGAAGAAAACTAAACACCCTTATCAACAACTCCATTACACTAAAAATTTCTTCGAATTGATTTGGTTTCATCTAGCTGATTTTGATTGTAAAAAAAGCTGTGATGTTTGCAGAATCTTCAGTGCGGAGAGAACGTGATGATCGAAGGTCAAACGTACACAATCTCGGCGGTGACTCATCGGTATCAGCTGCGTAAAGGTAAGTACGAGCCTAGTGAAAGACGCCTTGATGTTCTCTCCGCTGCTAGATACGTCTTAAACCTTTATTTCGACAATCTGCTCCAAAATTCTTGACCTCCCTTTTTCTTAGAATTCCTTGTCCCACAACATTAATGTAATAAAGAACCTGTACGATGATGATGGATACTTGTCATAATGAATGATAGAATGTATTGTTCATGCTATCAATATCTTAAGAGTTAATGCCTTGATAAGACATTTGACTGATGCATCCAGATGTACAAACGAACAGGGCCTAGATCTTAATTACGAACAGGGCCTAGATCTTATTTAGGAGCTACAGTTACAAGAATCGTCAAGAGCTTTGTCAAAGAGACAATGAATTAATCTCTCGCCTCTTGAATCTAACTCTCTCTCCTAGTGTTTGTTTCTTATATAGATCCAGAGTAAACTGATACATTTTAAAACCAAGTGTAGCATGAACAATTAAACCAAACTGATTTGAACCCGGTTTAGCTAAACATCAGATGATGTTTGTCACACTTTGATCAACACAAATCATGAGTAAATTTGTCAACCTTAGAGATTAATTGTATACTGGCAATAGTTTAGGTCCGTGCACGATTCCATCCGGTAATCCGAACAAGTCCAAAAATTTTTATTTCTGCTCTGCCAGTGGTGAAGACAACTAATAAATTAATTAAATTAATAGCATACAATTGAAACGTTCGCCAAAATTTGTCATTGAAAATTTTGAAAGGTCGATTGACGATTTCATCGTAAATTATACAATTACGAAATGTATGTAGCCAATAATTTATGCCAAATCCAAATATGTTAAAAGTTTTTAATCTTGAAACTCTTTAATCTTTGTAAACTGTAACTATGATTTAATTATATTATCACCAGTGGTATAAAATTGATGTTTACGCTCACATCACCAACCATTAGCTTGCAAGAAAATGAATATAATAAGTGTGATACAGTTGACCAACGTGGCATAACTTAACTAAAGCAACTGGCTGTTACTAAATAATTAGAGTGACGAACGAGTCGCTTTGCACGATTCCGTCTTTTAGGTAGAGTTTACATCACCAACCTGTTATATCACAAAATACGGGACCCACACTCGTGTGTGTGCCTCGAGACGTGTTCGAACTATCGAATATTAGACGTTGAAGTTGCACTGCGTGCGTCCTCCATTTTCGAATCTGCTTCTTCTTCAATCCCCCTTTCTCTCTCCCTCTTTGACAGATGACGACTGTTGAGAATATGAGCTCAGTTCCGGCGTCGGAAGACACGGAGTTCGGGTTTAAGCGGCCGGAGATGTACAGCACCAACATCGCTAACTCCATCACCTCGTACGGTCGCCATGTTTTCGTTCTCTACAAGACTCCTGAAGCTTGGATCTCACACGTCGAGGAGGAAGGTTTGCCTCAGAGGTTCGCTACGTTGCTCAAGGATCGCAAATCTGATCTCCTTGTTCAGGTAATACAAACGTTAGCTATTTTGTTAATATCCAGTGTCTTAGTCTGACCTTTTTTGGGCGTATTGATATGTTTGTAGACTAAGCTG
Proteins encoded in this window:
- the LOC106342719 gene encoding heterogeneous nuclear ribonucleoprotein 1; its protein translation is MDPYATETVVDEENHEVKPSEDAEDDDDKSQPQSGGGIDSAGKIFVGGLARETTSAEFVKHFEKYGEITDSVIMKDRKTGQPRGFGFVTYADSSVVDKLIQDNHIINGKQVEIKRTIPRGSMSSSNEIKTKKIFVGGIPSTVDDDEFKEFFMQFGELKEHQIMRDHATGRSRGFGFVTYESEDMVDLLLAKGNRIELSGTQVEIKKAEPKKPNSVTTPSRRFGDSRSNFGGGYGDGYGGGPGGGYGGPDGPYKSGGGYGGGRSGDYGGYGGEFGGYGGGGYGGGVGPYRGGEPPLGYSGRYGGGGGGGYNRGGYGMGGGGGGGYGGGPGDMYGGPYGEPAGGYGGPSGSYGSGYGSGGYGGGGYRGSSGGYDMGGTGVGGGGGYPGGGGGSGGGSFYGGAGGGGSRGGYGGGSGRYHPYGR
- the LOC106342720 gene encoding uncharacterized protein LOC106342720 encodes the protein MATLASNIVFIGKVERRRRLKIDCRKKEKGRDQSISPYKVIEITPPPKSLGVRCLPHNLQCGENVMIEGQTYTISAVTHRYQLRKGKYEPSERRLDVLSAARYVLNLYFDNLLQNS